The proteins below come from a single Deltaproteobacteria bacterium genomic window:
- a CDS encoding LLM class F420-dependent oxidoreductase codes for MRFGLNAGYSGARVALNMELIKEADRLGFHSVWTAEAYGSDAITPASWILAQTARISVGTGIMQMPARSPAMTAMTATTLDQLSNGRFLLGLGVSGPQVVEGWHGVPYGKPLKRTREYIEIVRAIWARAKPLEHQGEHYQIPYRGAGATGLGKPLKSIVHGRPIPIYVAATGLKSVEQAAEIADGWLPIFYSPYRAEQVYRDALHRGFNKAGNGKGLHNFDIAAGPVVILGDDVAGCLNFIKPVLALYIGGMGARGKNFYNELACRYGFEEAAKTIQDLYLEGKKDEAAAAVPDQLADEISLVGPKERIRDRLAAWRASSVTTMVCGTMQVDAVRLLAELGA; via the coding sequence ATGCGATTCGGGCTCAACGCGGGCTATTCCGGGGCGCGGGTGGCGCTCAACATGGAGCTGATTAAGGAAGCCGATCGGCTCGGCTTTCATTCGGTCTGGACGGCGGAAGCCTACGGCTCCGATGCGATCACGCCGGCGAGCTGGATCCTGGCGCAGACCGCGCGCATCAGCGTCGGCACCGGCATTATGCAGATGCCGGCCCGCTCGCCGGCCATGACGGCGATGACGGCCACCACCCTCGATCAGCTTTCCAACGGGCGCTTCTTGTTGGGCCTCGGCGTCTCCGGCCCGCAGGTGGTCGAGGGCTGGCACGGCGTGCCTTACGGCAAACCGCTCAAGCGCACGCGCGAGTACATCGAGATCGTGCGAGCGATATGGGCGCGGGCGAAGCCGCTGGAACATCAGGGCGAGCACTACCAGATTCCTTACCGCGGCGCCGGGGCTACCGGCTTGGGCAAGCCGCTCAAGAGCATCGTGCACGGCCGGCCGATTCCGATCTACGTCGCGGCTACCGGGTTGAAGAGCGTCGAGCAGGCGGCCGAGATCGCCGACGGTTGGCTGCCGATCTTTTACTCCCCTTACCGCGCCGAGCAGGTGTATCGCGACGCCCTGCACCGCGGCTTCAACAAGGCCGGCAACGGCAAGGGGCTACACAACTTCGACATCGCTGCCGGCCCGGTGGTAATCCTCGGCGATGATGTTGCCGGCTGCTTGAACTTTATCAAGCCGGTGCTGGCCCTTTACATCGGCGGCATGGGCGCGCGCGGCAAGAACTTCTACAACGAACTGGCCTGCCGCTATGGTTTCGAAGAGGCGGCCAAGACCATTCAGGATCTCTACCTCGAGGGCAAGAAGGATGAAGCGGCCGCCGCGGTTCCCGATCAACTTGCTGATGAGATCTCGCTGGTCGGGCCCAAGGAGCGCATTCGCGACCGGCTGGCGGCGTGGCGCGCCTCGAGCGTAACGACGATGGTCTGCGGCACGATGCAGGTGGACGCGGTCCGTCTGCTCGCCGAGCTGGGCGCGTAG
- the thiC gene encoding phosphomethylpyrimidine synthase ThiC, translating into MRRVAQREQVTPEFIRAEVARGRLVIPANKHHLAGSSGQTPAPANGNGQGHAEYEYTDADAGHPGAAAGARYWVNQTVAQRSAVIEDPSILPGERACKRLDPTGIGRLITTKVNANIGASPVTSGTHEEVEKLHWAQKYGADTAMDLSTGGNLNDCRQAIIDNSTIPIGTVPIYSMIIGRRIEDLTYDVILKEIERQARQGVDYFTIHAGVLKEHLPLIKHRTTGIVSRGGSLLAKWMITHNKQNPMYELFDEISAIMRQYDVTYSLGDGLRPGCLADASDPAQLAELYTLGELTQRARAAGVQAMVEGPGHVPLDQIAFNMQLQQRVCDDAPFYVLGPLVTDVFPGYDHITSAIGATEAARAGAAMLCYVTPKEHVGLPKAQDVKAGCIAYKIAAHAGDIARGISGARQWDDDLSRARAALNWPKQFELAFDGETARALHDEDLEIDTDFCAMCGHDWCSMRISKEITEFASGKDPDFQPQRTSMRSPGVTREGEELLRQRGVLPLVKGRHACHSEVTPDAERARAVQEQASR; encoded by the coding sequence ATGCGCCGGGTGGCGCAGCGGGAGCAAGTAACGCCGGAATTCATCCGCGCGGAAGTGGCCCGCGGCCGTCTGGTGATCCCGGCCAACAAGCACCACCTTGCCGGCAGCAGCGGGCAGACGCCCGCGCCGGCCAACGGTAACGGCCAAGGCCACGCTGAGTACGAGTATACCGATGCCGATGCCGGCCATCCCGGCGCAGCTGCCGGTGCGCGCTACTGGGTCAACCAGACCGTGGCGCAACGTTCGGCGGTGATCGAGGATCCGAGCATCCTTCCCGGCGAGCGCGCCTGCAAGCGGCTCGACCCCACCGGTATCGGCCGCCTGATCACCACCAAGGTCAACGCCAACATCGGCGCCTCGCCGGTCACCAGCGGCACGCACGAGGAAGTCGAGAAACTCCACTGGGCGCAGAAGTATGGCGCCGACACGGCGATGGACCTTTCCACCGGCGGCAACCTCAACGACTGCCGCCAAGCCATCATCGACAACAGCACCATCCCGATCGGTACCGTGCCGATCTACAGCATGATCATCGGCCGGCGCATCGAGGACCTCACCTACGACGTCATCCTCAAAGAGATCGAACGCCAGGCCCGCCAAGGCGTGGATTACTTCACCATTCACGCCGGCGTGCTCAAGGAGCACCTGCCGCTGATCAAGCACCGCACCACCGGCATCGTCTCGCGCGGCGGCTCGCTCCTGGCCAAGTGGATGATCACCCACAACAAGCAAAACCCGATGTACGAGCTGTTCGACGAGATCAGCGCGATCATGCGCCAGTACGACGTCACCTACTCGCTCGGCGACGGCTTGCGGCCGGGCTGCCTGGCCGATGCCTCCGATCCCGCGCAGTTGGCCGAGCTCTACACCCTCGGCGAGTTGACCCAGCGCGCCCGGGCGGCGGGCGTGCAAGCAATGGTGGAAGGCCCCGGCCACGTGCCGCTCGATCAGATCGCCTTCAACATGCAGCTGCAGCAGCGGGTGTGCGACGACGCCCCGTTCTATGTACTGGGGCCGCTGGTGACCGACGTGTTCCCCGGCTACGACCACATCACCAGCGCCATCGGCGCCACCGAAGCCGCCCGCGCCGGCGCCGCCATGCTCTGCTACGTAACGCCCAAAGAGCACGTCGGCCTGCCCAAAGCGCAGGACGTCAAGGCCGGCTGCATTGCCTACAAGATCGCCGCCCACGCCGGCGACATCGCTCGCGGCATCTCCGGTGCGCGCCAGTGGGATGACGACTTGTCGCGGGCACGCGCCGCGCTCAACTGGCCTAAGCAGTTCGAGCTGGCGTTCGACGGCGAGACCGCGCGTGCACTCCACGACGAAGACCTCGAAATCGACACCGACTTCTGCGCCATGTGCGGCCACGACTGGTGCAGCATGCGGATCTCGAAAGAGATCACCGAGTTCGCCAGCGGCAAGGACCCCGACTTCCAGCCGCAGCGCACCTCGATGCGCAGCCCGGGGGTCACCCGCGAAGGTGAAGAACTCCTGCGCCAGCGCGGCGTGCTGCCGCTGGTCAAGGGCCGGCACGCCTGCCACAGCGAGGTCACACCCGACGCCGAGCGCGCGCGCGCCGTCCAGGAGCAAGCTAGCCGCTAA
- a CDS encoding 4-alpha-glucanotransferase, whose translation MARPSLQARCAGLAIPLFSLRGRRDAGIGEILDLVPLLQWAAGFGQRVVQLLPINETGPGEASPYNALSAFAIDPLYLSVHAIAGAPPVGAVGPRDGVLPRDAIRAAKLGALAAAFVAFRRTRSSPEWRRFRRFSAAQRHWLDDYVLYRALRERQGAESWEHWPAELRQRQPAALTAAAAALQPRLEFLRFVQWRAAEQWGAVRRAARQCGVWLKGDLPFVISRDSADVWARQDEFDPDYSVGAPPDDFSASGQSWGLPMYRWPRVRATDFAWWRLRVRQASALYDLFRIDHIIGFFRTYAIANDGRRRGFVPADESAQREQGEAFLRAVLEDSSAALPVAEDLGSVPAWVRAVLHQLGIPGYKVFRWERDPHQYRDPRQYDPLSVATTGTHDTDTLVEWWAGLAADERAQVLALLGSEPEREAAAAMPLPHAALLERLYQAGSAFVIVPLQDLLGWRDRINVPATPSHQNWNWRLPLAVEELAGDAAVNAATATVAGLLKAAGRSWQ comes from the coding sequence ATGGCGCGCCCGTCGCTTCAAGCCCGCTGCGCGGGTCTGGCCATCCCGCTCTTCTCCTTGCGCGGCCGGCGCGATGCCGGCATCGGCGAGATCCTCGACCTGGTGCCGTTGCTGCAATGGGCTGCCGGCTTCGGCCAGCGGGTGGTGCAATTGCTGCCGATCAACGAGACCGGCCCGGGCGAAGCCAGCCCGTACAACGCGCTGAGCGCGTTTGCGATCGATCCGCTGTACTTGAGCGTCCACGCGATCGCCGGTGCCCCGCCCGTGGGGGCGGTTGGGCCGCGCGACGGCGTACTGCCGCGCGACGCCATTCGCGCCGCCAAGCTGGGGGCGCTGGCGGCGGCGTTCGTCGCTTTCAGGCGCACTCGCAGCAGCCCCGAGTGGCGGCGCTTTCGGCGCTTCAGCGCGGCGCAGCGCCATTGGCTCGATGATTACGTGCTCTACCGCGCGCTCAGAGAGCGGCAAGGGGCGGAGTCATGGGAGCACTGGCCGGCTGAGTTGCGCCAGCGCCAGCCGGCGGCGCTGACAGCGGCCGCCGCGGCGCTGCAGCCGCGGCTGGAGTTCTTGCGCTTTGTCCAGTGGCGGGCAGCCGAGCAATGGGGCGCGGTGCGCCGCGCCGCCAGGCAATGCGGCGTCTGGCTCAAGGGTGATCTGCCGTTTGTGATCAGCCGTGACAGCGCCGATGTGTGGGCACGGCAGGACGAGTTCGACCCTGACTACAGTGTCGGTGCTCCGCCCGACGACTTCAGCGCCAGCGGCCAGAGCTGGGGGCTGCCGATGTATCGCTGGCCGCGCGTACGCGCAACCGACTTCGCCTGGTGGCGCTTGCGCGTGCGTCAGGCAAGCGCACTCTACGACCTTTTTCGCATCGACCACATCATCGGCTTCTTTCGCACCTATGCCATCGCCAACGATGGCCGGCGCCGCGGCTTCGTACCCGCCGACGAAAGCGCGCAGCGGGAGCAAGGCGAGGCCTTCTTGCGCGCGGTGCTCGAAGACAGCAGTGCGGCCCTGCCGGTGGCGGAGGATCTCGGCTCGGTGCCGGCTTGGGTGCGCGCCGTCCTCCACCAGCTCGGTATTCCCGGCTACAAGGTGTTTCGCTGGGAACGTGACCCGCACCAGTACCGTGATCCGCGGCAGTACGATCCGCTGTCGGTGGCCACTACCGGCACGCACGACACCGACACGCTGGTGGAGTGGTGGGCCGGACTAGCCGCGGACGAGCGCGCGCAAGTGCTGGCGTTGCTGGGCAGTGAGCCGGAGCGCGAGGCGGCGGCAGCGATGCCGCTGCCGCACGCCGCTTTGCTCGAGCGCTTGTACCAGGCGGGCTCGGCTTTCGTGATTGTGCCGCTACAGGACCTGCTCGGCTGGCGCGACCGCATCAACGTTCCGGCCACGCCGAGTCATCAGAACTGGAACTGGCGGCTGCCGCTGGCGGTCGAGGAACTGGCGGGCGACGCCGCCGTGAACGCGGCGACTGCAACCGTGGCAGGGCTGCTCAAAGCCGCCGGCCGCAGCTGGCAGTGA